In Metopolophium dirhodum isolate CAU chromosome 7, ASM1992520v1, whole genome shotgun sequence, one genomic interval encodes:
- the LOC132949407 gene encoding uncharacterized protein LOC132949407 — translation MWTVVNFEADNTVDVVPNFWFKNGLCEWPNKTNRMDTKTTIKRRIKPDEIHFKKYKARVMLTNIASFEEAESKATKAQVTSELSSNEDHIIKATKSVKKTKNNIPTETVVSKLPNPPIYLEESDNESTADDSDKDISYRPGNISDTTLSHDSNNQSLENETETTGNGEIDLETIDIPEFSGSAQKRMKMYYKNDHSLSTQENHIPEHGLFISPSTAAENETDQSFKKFIKRSLTTLKYDVESIHKRMDVFEILLEKIDDKLSAKSNSFAETFATHEDINIIETDFDLSQMENKLTNDSLYRSSVVKTLSRFLSNSLPETIRKMMQTLFSDTFLMNYSYIGFKGKNQFSTLQSCSIIFEAVRSIKKFADIPNMEVEKPLKNWMAQAAQREKLKKQKNDQK, via the exons ATGTGGACTGTTGTGAATTTTGAAGCTGATAATACGGTAGACGTTGTACCAAACTTTTGGTTCAAGAACGGTTTATGTGAATGGCCTAATAAAACCAATAGAATGGATACCAAAACAACAATTAAACGTAGGATTAAACCtgatgaaatacattttaaaaaatataaggcAAGGGTTATGTTGACCAACATTG ctaGCTTTGAAGAAGCTGAATCCAAAGCAACCAAGGCACAAGTAACTTCAGAATTGTCATCTAATGAAGATCATATTATTAAGGCTAcaaaaagtgtcaaaaaaaccaaaaataacataCCCACAGAAACAGTTGTATCAAAATTACCAAATCCTCCAATATACTTAGAAGAGTCTGATAACG AATCAACAGCAGATGATTCTGATAAGGATATAAGTTATAGACCAGGAAATATATCTGACACAACATTGTCACATGATTCAAATAATCAATCTCTTGAAAATGAAACTGAAACCACTGGTAATGGGGAAATTGATTTAGAGACCATTGATATTCCTGAATTTTCTGGATCAGCACAAAAaagaatgaaaatgtattacaaaaatgaTCATTCATTATCGACCCAGGAAAACCACATTCCAGAACATGGCTTATTTATTTCACCATCAACTGCTGCAGAAAATGAAACTGatcaat CTttcaaaaaattcataaaaagatCTCTTACAACTCTAAAATATGATGTTGAAAGTATACATAAACGTATggatgtttttgaaatattactgGAAAAAATTGATGACAAGCTTTCAGCAAAGTCAAACAGTTTTGCTGAAACTTTTGCCACTCATGAagacattaatataatagaaactGACTTCGATCTTAGTCAAATGGAAAACAAATTAACTAATGATTCCTTGTACAGATCTTCTGTG gtCAAAACTTTATCTCGATTTTTGAGCAACTCTCTGCCAGAAACCATCCGCAAAATGATGCAAACATTGTTTAGTGACACATTTCTCATGAATTACTCTTACATTGGTTTCAAgggaaaaaatcaattttcaactttacaAAGTTGCAGTATTATATTTG aaGCAGTCcgctctataaaaaaatttgcagACATTCCAAATATGGAAGTAGAGAAACCATTGAAGAATTGGATGGCTCAAGCTGCACAGcgagaaaaactaaaaaaacaaaaaaatgatcaaaaatgA